One segment of Candidatus Hydrogenedentota bacterium DNA contains the following:
- a CDS encoding aminopeptidase P family protein, giving the protein MKHRIAALRGLVAQRRADGFVSLDPPVNEYLTGFHGSASAVVVTPRAAVLLCDFRYTEQAKTQAKGCRVREVTGGLETAAGALLAEAGCASALFEPDRISVSTHGRLRKAFAGGRLRAAPGLLDPLRAVKDADEVARMRRATDIAEAALATAFRRLREGVTEGAVAALLEHEFRKRGAQKASFDTTVLFGARSSLPHGKPGDTPLKRGDIVLVDCGCIVDGYCSDLTRTAVFGNIPGAWFEDIYARVLEAQLAGLAAVRPGAGAAAVDRACRDVIERAGYGARFGHGTGHGVGLEIHEFPRLNQHSTTVLAPGMAVTVEPGIYLPGRGGVRIEDLVVVTPQGCDVLNKLPKELQVIRP; this is encoded by the coding sequence GGCCCTGCGCGGGCTCGTCGCCCAGCGGCGCGCCGACGGTTTCGTCAGCCTGGACCCGCCGGTGAACGAATACCTCACGGGCTTCCACGGGAGCGCCTCCGCCGTCGTGGTGACACCGCGCGCGGCCGTGCTCCTCTGCGACTTCCGCTACACCGAGCAGGCAAAGACGCAGGCGAAGGGGTGCCGCGTGCGCGAGGTCACCGGCGGCCTCGAAACCGCCGCCGGCGCCCTGCTCGCGGAGGCGGGCTGCGCGTCGGCCCTCTTCGAGCCGGACCGGATCAGCGTCTCCACCCACGGGCGCCTGCGGAAAGCCTTCGCCGGGGGGCGGCTCCGCGCCGCCCCCGGGCTTCTGGACCCCCTGCGCGCCGTCAAGGACGCCGACGAGGTCGCCCGGATGCGCCGGGCCACCGACATCGCCGAGGCCGCGCTGGCCACGGCCTTCCGCCGACTGCGGGAGGGCGTCACCGAGGGGGCCGTCGCCGCGCTGCTGGAGCATGAGTTCCGCAAACGGGGCGCGCAGAAGGCCTCCTTCGACACCACGGTCCTCTTCGGCGCGCGCAGCTCGCTGCCCCACGGAAAGCCCGGCGACACCCCCCTGAAACGGGGGGACATCGTGCTGGTGGACTGCGGCTGCATCGTGGACGGATACTGCTCCGACTTGACTCGCACCGCCGTTTTCGGTAATATTCCCGGCGCGTGGTTCGAGGACATCTACGCCCGCGTGCTGGAGGCGCAGCTCGCCGGACTGGCCGCGGTGCGGCCCGGCGCGGGCGCCGCGGCGGTGGACCGGGCCTGCCGGGACGTCATCGAACGGGCCGGGTACGGTGCCCGGTTCGGGCATGGCACCGGGCACGGCGTCGGCCTCGAAATCCATGAATTTCCCCGGCTGAACCAGCATTCGACCACTGTGCTCGCCCCCGGCATGGCCGTGACGGTGGAGCCCGGCATCTATCTGCCCGGCCGGGGCGGCGTGCGCATTGAAGACCTCGTGGTCGTCACCCCGCAGGGGTGCGACGTGTTGAACAAACTGCCCAAGGAGCTACAGGTAATCCGCCCATGA
- the efp gene encoding elongation factor P, which produces MISTADFRNGLVVEMDNDLMEIVEFQHVKPGKGGAFVRTRFKNVLTGRVLERTFRSGEKFDEARLEEQPWQFLYNDGDLFHFMDNDTFEQLAVNPGVVGDIAKWMKENTNATLMFHREKVISVKVPSHVVLTITKSDPGVQGDRSSGATKPATLETGAVVQVPLFINEGDTIKVDTRTGAYVERV; this is translated from the coding sequence ATGATCTCAACAGCCGACTTCAGAAACGGACTGGTCGTCGAAATGGACAACGACCTCATGGAAATCGTCGAGTTCCAGCACGTCAAGCCCGGCAAGGGCGGGGCCTTCGTCCGCACCCGGTTCAAGAACGTCCTGACGGGGCGCGTGCTCGAGCGCACCTTCCGCTCCGGCGAGAAGTTCGACGAGGCCCGCCTCGAGGAGCAGCCCTGGCAGTTCCTCTACAACGACGGCGACCTGTTCCACTTCATGGACAACGACACCTTCGAGCAGCTCGCGGTGAATCCGGGCGTCGTGGGCGACATCGCGAAGTGGATGAAGGAAAACACCAACGCCACGCTCATGTTCCACCGCGAGAAGGTCATCTCGGTGAAGGTTCCCTCCCACGTGGTGCTCACCATCACCAAGTCCGACCCCGGGGTCCAGGGCGACCGGTCCTCCGGCGCCACCAAGCCCGCCACCCTCGAGACCGGCGCGGTCGTCCAAGTGCCCCTCTTCATCAACGAGGGCGACACCATCAAGGTGGACACCCGCACCGGCGCCTACGTCGAGCGCGTCTGA